Sequence from the Thermococcus nautili genome:
GTCCGCGGGCTTGGCCTGATGCTCGGCGTTGACCTCGTTAAGGACAGGGAAACCAAGGAGAGGGCCTACGACGAGGCCAAGAAGGTCGTCTGGAGGGCCTACGAGCTGGGGTTAATAGTGGCCTTTCTCCAGGGCAACGTGCTGAGGATTCAGCCCCCGCTGACGATAGAGGAGGAGCTCCTTGAGGAAGGCCTTGACAAGCTTGAAGAAGCAATTGAGGACGTTGAAGAAGGCAGGGTTTCAGATGAAGTCCTTGAAAAGGTGCAGGGGTGGTGATTGACAAAAGCCTGCTTATTCTCAACTTTTCCGAAAACTTTTTATACAACTACCTACACAGCCCGAGCGGGCTTCAATGGAAAGCCTGGAAAACGCAAGGAAACCCGTTCTCAAAGTGGGGATAGAGGATAGGGTTGAACCTTCCAAGGCTTTGGTTTTTGGCCTTCAGCACGTTCTGGCGATGTTTGGGGCGACGGTGACGGTGCCTCTTGTAGTAGGCGGGGCGATAGGGCTCAGCGGTTCCCAGATAGCGACGATGATACAGGCCGTCCTGCTGGCGATGGGAATAGCAACGCTTCTCCAGACGACGATAGGCTCGCGCTATCCGATAGTCCAGGGTTCGAGCTTTGCCTTCATCCCTGGGCTGATAGCGATTGGCTCAAGCATTGGAATGGCCGCGGTTCAGGGGGCGCTAATCGTTGGCGGGCTGATTGAGGCCCTAATCGGCTGGCTCGGAATAATCGGAAGGGTCAGGAAGCTCTTCACGCCCCTCGTTACTGGGGTTACGATAACTCTCATTGGCTTCAGCCTCGCCGACGTGGCCGTTAATAACTTCTTCAACGCCTACGCCGACCCCTCCGGCGGGACCGTCGGAAGGGCCGTGCTTGTGGGTCTGATAACGTTTCTCACAACCCTCTTCGTTGCACTGAGGGGAAGGAGAACGAGGGCAATGCCGGTCGTTGTGGGTGCCCTCGTTGGCTACGCGGTGAGCTTTCCCCTTGGCCTCGTCAACCTAAACCTCGTGGAAAGCCTTCCTGCTCTAAGCGTTCCCAAGCCGTTCCCCTGGGGAGAGCCGGTATTCGATTTAACAGCGATAGTGCTCCTCCTCTTCGCCTTCATGGTCAGCATCATCGAGAGCGTTGGTGACTACCACGCGATAGCAACGGTTACCGGTTCCGAGATAACTGAGGGAAGGATAGCAAGGGGTATAGGCGCTGAAGGCCTCGCCTGCTCGGTAGCCGGTTTCCTCGGGGCCTGCGGAACCACGAGCTATTCAGAGAACATAGGTGTCGTTGCCCTTACCAAAGTTGGTAGCAGGCACGTGGTTCAGGTGGGGGCGGTTATCCTGATTCTCCTCTCGCTCCTCCCGAAGTTCGCGGGAATCCTCGCCTCAATGCCCGCCCCGGTCCTCGGCGGCCTGACGCTGGCCCTCTACGGCATGATAAGCGTTACTGGACTTAGGCTGATAAAGGAAAAGGTTGAGTTCAACGACAGGAACACGCTGATTCTCGCGGCCTCGCTGATAGCCGGGCTTGGCGCACCGCAGCTACCGCCTCAGCTCCTTGAATCCCTTCCAAGGCTCGTTTCGAGCATACTCGAGTCGGGAATGGCGGTAGGAGCCCTGACTGCAATAATCCTGGAAAGAATCCTTTAAAGGGGAAGAAAAGAGGGGCTCAAGCCCCTTCCTTCTTCTCGGCCGGCTTTGATTCCGTCTTTTCGGCGGGTTTACTGGTCTCCTTCTTTGCAGTGGACTTGGTGGCAGGTTTGGCAGGGGTGGGCTTCTTGGGTGGCCTTATGCCGTAGCCAAGTATCTTGAACTCGAAGACCTCTCCGTCGCGGAGGTGGTAGCGGTAGGTTCCATCGCCGAGCTTCTCAATCTTGACGACCGGGAAGCGGTAGTCGCCGTACTTCTCGTTGAGCTCCCTGACCTTGTCCGGGTGAATCGGCACCCAGTTGAAGAGCTCAAGGGCATCCTCAGTTCCGTCGGTCGTCAGGATGTAGGCCTCGCTGAAGCCGAGCGCTCCCGTTGGGCAGACGTCGACACAGAACTGGCAGAACGTACAGCGACCGTAGTCAACCTTCGGGTGGGGCCTCTTCTCCATCTTGCCGTCCACTTCGAGCCAGGTCATCTCTATTGCCCTCGCCGGGCATATCTGACCGCAGAAGTTACAGCCCACACATTTCTTCCAGTCGAGCGTGTGGAATCCCCTGTACTTTGGAGCCGGCTCTATCTTCTCGAAGGGTATCTTTATCGTCACGGGCTTCTTGAAGAGGTACTTGATGCCCATCCAGGGCTTGACGAAGGACTTCTTGAGCTTGACCTTTTCCTCACCAACGACTCTCGCGGGCATCGTCATCACCTGTCTATGTCGGGCGGACAGTTGTCAAGGGTCTTCAATATGACCGGCACGTCGGCGAGGCGGGCTCCCTTGAGGAGCTCCTCAAGCACCGTAACTCCGTGGCTCTGGCTCGGTCCACGGACGTGGACGCGGTAGGGCTTGTGGCTTCCGTCGCTGACGACGTAGGCTCCGAAGTCTCCCTTGGTGCTCTCAACGTGGGCGTAGGCGTCTCCTGCCGGAACCTTGAACCTCGGCAGGTTCTTGAGCTTGGGGTCCTGCACCATGTAGGGCCCGCTCGGCGGCCCCATGTCGAGAAGCTGTTCGAGTATGTAGAGGTCCTGCTCCAGCTCGTACCTCCTGACGAGAACGCGCGCGAGGCTGTCTCCTTCCTTCAGGACCGGAACCTCGAAGTCGAGCTCTGGGTAGAGGTAATAGGGGTCGTCCTTCCTGACGTCGTAGGGAACTCCCACGGCCCTGAGGTTCGGCCCGGTGACCGCGTGCTTGAGGGCGAACTTCTTGTCCATCACGCCAACGCCTTCAGTCCTCTCGAACATAATGTAGTTGTCAAAGAGTATCTCATCGAAGTCCTTGAGCTTGGACTTGATGTACTCAACGGTGTCCCTCAACTGCCTCAGCCACTTGTCTCCTGGGATGTCCCTCCTGACTCCTCCGGGGACGGTGTAGATGTGGTAGACCCTTCCGCCGGTGAGCTCCTCAAAGAGGCGCATGAACCTCTCACGGTAGGCGGCGGCCCACTGGCCCGGGGTGTAGAGGCCTATCTCGTTTCCAAATCCCATTATCCAGAACATCCAGGCTGAAACCCTCGCCATTTCAAGCACAACTGTCCTAATCCATATCGCCCTCTCAGGAACCTCCCAGCCGACTATTTCATCAACGGCCATTGAGTATATGTTTTCCGGAACGTCGCTCTCGGGAACACAGATACGGAGGAGCAGGGCGATGTTAGTGAAGTAGGGCCTCTGCTCGGCGAGCTTCTCGAAACCGCGGTGCAGGAATCCGGGGTTAACTATGGCCTTCTCTATCCTGTTGCCGTCCATCTTGAGGATTATGCTGAAGTTCTCGGTCGCCATGTGCTGTGGACCGAAGAACAGCTCATAGGTGTCCTTGGCTATCGGGGTCAGGTACATGTCGTGCTTTCTCGCTTCCTCCCTAAGCTCCTTTGGAACCTCCAAATTCGCCATGAGCATCACCTCATATCACGTAGTTCGTCTTACTCTCATCGTACCTGTCGAAGTCATCACCGTAGATTGTCTTGACGTAGCTAAGGGTGTTGAAGTCCTTCCTGAGCGGGTGCTTCTCGTATTCGCGCGGCTCGAGTATGAACGGTCCGAGCCTCGGGTTGCCCTTGAAGTTTATGCCGAAGAACTCGTGTGCCTCCCTCTCGTAGGTCTCTGCAACGGGCCAGATGTCCATGGCAGTCGGCACCTCTGCGTTCTCCCTTGGAACCCTCGTCCTGACAAATGCATGAACGCTCTCGCTGACGCTCCAGAGTTGATAGACGAGCTCGAACTGGTTCTCCTTGAGCCAGTCAACGACGCTTATCTGCATGAGCATCTCGAACCTCTCGCTGGCAAGCTCGAGGAACTCGTGTATCCTCTCGGCAGGAACCTTGAACTCTATCCTCTTCTCGCGCCTGACGCTTCCCTCCGCGTAGGGGGCCTTCTCGAGGAGCTCCTTCACGAGCCTGCCCTCCTTGGTGTTCGGGAGCTCGGGCTTTTTCTCCTCGGCCTTCTCAACGGTTTCAACCTTGTTCTCAACCTTGTTATCGTTCACAGCCATGCCAACCACCTCTTGGCGTCCTTCTCACGCCATCCCTCTCCAAAGAGCTCGTCCTGGTTCTTCCTGTACCACTCGTAGTTCTCCCTATAGCGCTTCCAGCCGTCCGCTTCCCCGCTCTCTATTTTCCTCATTATCTCCTGGATTCCGTCCATAACCGCCTCGGGCCTCGGCATACAGCCGGCTATGGCAACGTCTATCGGGATGTACTTGTCAAGCTGTTTGACGACGTTGTAGGAGTCCCAGTAGACGCCGCCGTTGATTGGGCATGAGCCGTGGGCGAGGATGTACTTGGGGTCGGGCATCATCTCGTAGGTTATGATGATTCTCTTCAGCGTTTTTGGCGTGACGTAGCCCGTAATCAGGAACAGGTCTGCCATCCTTGGGGATGGGTTCGGCATCATACCGAATCTCTCAATGTCATAGCGAGCTGTAAAGAGGGGCGGCATCTCTATGCCGCCGCACCCGGTACAGAACGCCACCAGCCAGATGCTCTTCTTTCTCGCCCATCTGAAGAGCGGCTCGAAGAGCTTGAACTCCTTGAGCTCGTAGCTTATGAAATCCTCTCCCAT
This genomic interval carries:
- a CDS encoding uracil-xanthine permease family protein, yielding MESLENARKPVLKVGIEDRVEPSKALVFGLQHVLAMFGATVTVPLVVGGAIGLSGSQIATMIQAVLLAMGIATLLQTTIGSRYPIVQGSSFAFIPGLIAIGSSIGMAAVQGALIVGGLIEALIGWLGIIGRVRKLFTPLVTGVTITLIGFSLADVAVNNFFNAYADPSGGTVGRAVLVGLITFLTTLFVALRGRRTRAMPVVVGALVGYAVSFPLGLVNLNLVESLPALSVPKPFPWGEPVFDLTAIVLLLFAFMVSIIESVGDYHAIATVTGSEITEGRIARGIGAEGLACSVAGFLGACGTTSYSENIGVVALTKVGSRHVVQVGAVILILLSLLPKFAGILASMPAPVLGGLTLALYGMISVTGLRLIKEKVEFNDRNTLILAASLIAGLGAPQLPPQLLESLPRLVSSILESGMAVGALTAIILERIL
- the nuoI gene encoding NADH-quinone oxidoreductase subunit NuoI — its product is MPARVVGEEKVKLKKSFVKPWMGIKYLFKKPVTIKIPFEKIEPAPKYRGFHTLDWKKCVGCNFCGQICPARAIEMTWLEVDGKMEKRPHPKVDYGRCTFCQFCVDVCPTGALGFSEAYILTTDGTEDALELFNWVPIHPDKVRELNEKYGDYRFPVVKIEKLGDGTYRYHLRDGEVFEFKILGYGIRPPKKPTPAKPATKSTAKKETSKPAEKTESKPAEKKEGA
- a CDS encoding NADH-quinone oxidoreductase subunit D, with the translated sequence MANLEVPKELREEARKHDMYLTPIAKDTYELFFGPQHMATENFSIILKMDGNRIEKAIVNPGFLHRGFEKLAEQRPYFTNIALLLRICVPESDVPENIYSMAVDEIVGWEVPERAIWIRTVVLEMARVSAWMFWIMGFGNEIGLYTPGQWAAAYRERFMRLFEELTGGRVYHIYTVPGGVRRDIPGDKWLRQLRDTVEYIKSKLKDFDEILFDNYIMFERTEGVGVMDKKFALKHAVTGPNLRAVGVPYDVRKDDPYYLYPELDFEVPVLKEGDSLARVLVRRYELEQDLYILEQLLDMGPPSGPYMVQDPKLKNLPRFKVPAGDAYAHVESTKGDFGAYVVSDGSHKPYRVHVRGPSQSHGVTVLEELLKGARLADVPVILKTLDNCPPDIDR
- a CDS encoding NADH-quinone oxidoreductase subunit C — its product is MAVNDNKVENKVETVEKAEEKKPELPNTKEGRLVKELLEKAPYAEGSVRREKRIEFKVPAERIHEFLELASERFEMLMQISVVDWLKENQFELVYQLWSVSESVHAFVRTRVPRENAEVPTAMDIWPVAETYEREAHEFFGINFKGNPRLGPFILEPREYEKHPLRKDFNTLSYVKTIYGDDFDRYDESKTNYVI
- a CDS encoding NuoB/complex I 20 kDa subunit family protein codes for the protein MGEDFISYELKEFKLFEPLFRWARKKSIWLVAFCTGCGGIEMPPLFTARYDIERFGMMPNPSPRMADLFLITGYVTPKTLKRIIITYEMMPDPKYILAHGSCPINGGVYWDSYNVVKQLDKYIPIDVAIAGCMPRPEAVMDGIQEIMRKIESGEADGWKRYRENYEWYRKNQDELFGEGWREKDAKRWLAWL